Proteins from a genomic interval of Leptospiraceae bacterium:
- the selD gene encoding selenide, water dikinase SelD: MKPTTNYKISLISNNSIVPYSGMLPGYIAGTYTKEECMIDLRHISNYVGAVFVQGDVVGLDLINKFVFLENRPPIPYDILSLNVGIVPNLDSVVGKEYVTPIKPAISFFYTWIEILSRIRKGEFGNNFRVGILGAGAGGIEVAFAMHSRLTSIIPNLEIHIFQRTKEILTGTNDGVRKKILQSLTEKKIQLHLNQEICKITKNKNVLVAKTLHGNLFDLDFIVGSVKAKTLDWIENTELKKDENGFVLVNEFLQSVSHPDVFAVGDIASMQKYPRPKAGVFAVRQSLPLYKNIIHSLKEEVLEEYIPQKNFLTLMNTGDGNAIASRGNISLGKSKWIWEWKNWIDLGFMQKFQNLPSKMSVSDMDKEIDEVFQCRGCGSKAGSELLNKALNRLETYLPNVKTEKSNTKLAKTLVGLKEREDSSLVKISKKTYLIQSVDYFKPIVDDLFIAGKIAANHSLNDLYAKGVTGHSAQAIVSLGEDANEEDLFQLLAGACSVFQKEGVELLGGHTNSGTEMGIGFVCNGFSNSKIFYSKSKANPGDTLILTKPIGVGLVFAAEMRNKVSPLCVDAAIRSMLLSNFSALDILKKFKVGACTDVTGFGLAGHLFEMVRASTVVANINLGKIPLLFELNTILEKNPEIQSSLFPSNWKSYEPYILGGKENIIYPLLFDPQTSGGLLFSIDSKQADQCILEFKKQGYEAAIIGNFSKIHNSKDKLISCI; the protein is encoded by the coding sequence ATGAAACCCACTACTAATTATAAAATCTCACTTATCTCCAACAATTCTATTGTTCCTTATTCAGGAATGCTTCCGGGTTATATCGCTGGCACTTATACAAAAGAAGAATGTATGATTGATCTCAGGCATATTTCTAATTATGTAGGTGCCGTATTCGTGCAGGGAGATGTAGTTGGACTTGATTTAATAAACAAATTCGTTTTTCTGGAAAACAGACCTCCTATTCCTTACGACATTCTATCGCTTAACGTAGGAATTGTTCCTAATTTAGATAGTGTTGTTGGTAAAGAATATGTTACTCCAATAAAGCCTGCGATTTCTTTTTTTTATACATGGATTGAAATACTTTCTAGAATTCGTAAAGGAGAATTTGGAAATAATTTTAGAGTTGGGATTCTGGGCGCAGGGGCAGGTGGAATTGAAGTCGCATTTGCCATGCATAGTCGATTAACGAGCATTATCCCAAATTTAGAAATTCATATTTTTCAAAGAACAAAAGAGATTTTAACTGGTACTAATGATGGAGTAAGAAAAAAAATACTTCAAAGTTTAACAGAAAAGAAAATTCAGTTACATCTCAATCAAGAAATTTGTAAAATAACTAAAAATAAAAATGTATTAGTCGCAAAAACATTACATGGAAATTTGTTTGATCTGGATTTCATTGTAGGTTCCGTAAAAGCAAAAACATTAGATTGGATCGAAAATACTGAATTAAAAAAAGATGAAAATGGATTTGTATTAGTAAATGAATTTTTGCAATCAGTCTCTCACCCTGATGTATTTGCTGTAGGAGATATAGCAAGTATGCAAAAGTATCCTCGTCCGAAGGCAGGAGTTTTTGCGGTTAGACAGAGTTTGCCTCTCTATAAAAATATAATTCATTCTTTGAAGGAGGAAGTATTAGAAGAATATATACCTCAAAAGAATTTTTTAACTCTAATGAATACAGGTGATGGAAACGCAATTGCTTCTAGGGGTAATATATCATTAGGCAAATCGAAGTGGATTTGGGAATGGAAAAATTGGATAGATTTAGGTTTTATGCAAAAGTTTCAAAATCTTCCAAGTAAAATGTCAGTATCTGATATGGACAAAGAAATTGATGAAGTTTTTCAGTGCAGAGGATGTGGATCTAAAGCTGGTTCCGAACTTTTAAACAAAGCATTAAATCGTCTGGAAACTTATTTGCCAAACGTAAAAACGGAAAAATCAAATACTAAATTAGCTAAAACATTGGTTGGTTTAAAAGAGAGAGAGGATTCTTCTTTAGTTAAAATTTCTAAAAAAACATATTTGATTCAGTCAGTGGATTATTTTAAGCCAATTGTAGATGATTTATTTATAGCAGGAAAAATTGCTGCGAATCATTCTCTAAATGATTTATATGCAAAAGGGGTTACTGGTCATTCGGCTCAGGCAATTGTCAGTTTGGGTGAAGATGCAAATGAAGAAGACTTATTTCAATTACTTGCAGGTGCTTGTTCTGTTTTTCAGAAGGAAGGAGTTGAATTACTTGGTGGGCATACAAATTCAGGAACTGAAATGGGTATAGGATTTGTTTGTAATGGATTTTCCAATTCAAAAATCTTTTACTCTAAAAGTAAAGCAAATCCCGGGGATACTTTAATTTTGACTAAACCAATTGGAGTTGGTTTGGTATTTGCCGCTGAAATGCGGAATAAAGTCAGCCCCCTTTGTGTAGATGCGGCTATTCGATCTATGCTCCTATCTAATTTTTCTGCTTTGGATATCCTAAAAAAATTTAAAGTAGGTGCTTGTACGGACGTGACCGGATTTGGGCTTGCTGGTCATTTGTTTGAAATGGTTCGAGCATCGACTGTAGTTGCAAATATTAATTTAGGCAAAATTCCTCTTTTATTTGAATTAAATACTATTCTCGAAAAAAATCCAGAAATTCAAAGTAGTTTATTCCCCTCAAACTGGAAATCATATGAGCCATATATTTTAGGTGGAAAGGAAAATATAATTTATCCACTTTTATTTGATCCACAAACTTCAGGTGGACTTTTGTTTTCTATAGATAGTAAACAAGCAGATCAATGTATTTTGGAATTTAAAAAACAGGGTTATGAAGCAGCTATTATTGGAAATTTTTCCAAAATTCATAATTCGAAGGATAAGCTCATATCTTGTATCTAA
- a CDS encoding VWA domain-containing protein, which produces MKDILFTYPFLLWFLWLIPVYLYRRYYSFKKSSVPYAPLQYKKSKNNRTYFLYAQYFLESILLSCIIIGISDPHIVTERSLIQEDGLDIALVLDVSASMQAADFEPNRLEAMKDIGKNFIKRSGGNRIGIFIFAQDTFTQTPLTTDHSTLQELLDGISFRVIDHSESGGTAIGDALLAATDSLQKAKVVKRDQVIILITDGESSYGVDPILAAKYVKELGIKLYIIGLAGEEPIEVYAEGKPFLTPSGKILVTSLDDKQLKQIARTADGKYYRAKNQNILADIFSELSNLSKTPLEIKQSKQKHSYSRYIAFAGMQIFFLWILLDGLFVRRPMR; this is translated from the coding sequence TTGAAAGATATTTTATTTACTTACCCATTCCTCCTTTGGTTTCTGTGGTTAATTCCTGTATACCTTTACAGAAGATATTATAGTTTTAAAAAATCGAGTGTACCTTACGCGCCTCTTCAATACAAAAAATCTAAAAATAATCGAACTTACTTTTTATATGCACAGTATTTTTTAGAATCTATTTTACTTAGCTGCATTATAATTGGAATTTCTGATCCACATATAGTAACTGAGAGAAGTCTGATTCAGGAAGATGGACTAGATATTGCGTTAGTTCTCGATGTTTCTGCTAGTATGCAGGCGGCTGATTTTGAACCAAATAGGCTAGAGGCCATGAAAGATATAGGTAAAAATTTTATCAAACGAAGTGGTGGAAATCGCATAGGTATATTTATATTTGCCCAAGATACATTTACGCAGACTCCTCTGACTACTGATCATTCGACTCTTCAAGAATTGTTAGACGGTATTTCTTTTCGAGTTATCGATCATTCTGAAAGTGGGGGAACGGCAATTGGTGATGCGTTACTTGCCGCGACTGATTCTTTGCAGAAGGCAAAGGTAGTCAAAAGAGACCAAGTAATTATTTTAATTACTGACGGTGAAAGTTCTTATGGAGTGGATCCAATACTCGCCGCAAAGTATGTGAAAGAGTTAGGAATCAAACTTTATATTATTGGACTTGCGGGTGAGGAACCAATAGAAGTATACGCAGAAGGAAAACCATTTCTTACTCCAAGCGGCAAAATACTAGTAACTTCTTTAGATGACAAACAATTAAAACAAATTGCAAGGACTGCAGATGGTAAATACTATCGCGCAAAAAATCAAAATATTTTAGCCGATATATTTTCTGAGTTAAGTAATTTATCAAAAACCCCATTGGAAATAAAACAATCTAAACAAAAACATTCTTATTCTCGTTATATAGCGTTTGCGGGAATGCAAATTTTCTTTCTTTGGATTTTATTAGACGGTTTGTTTGTTAGGAGACCGATGCGATGA
- a CDS encoding phosphate ABC transporter substrate-binding protein yields MNFTHNILRVLKNKIKSVSLPTIKNRGIKTLTPFSFVLLLVFTILNSNCKKPEKVLITGSETMHSMILLVANEFMKVNKNFSVDVRGGGSGEGINELISGITDIAVSSRELSEVEFEKLNRNQTLESLVVAYDGAAFIVHPSNPVENITLEQASGIFSGKIKNWKELGGQDKQIQVVIRDSYSGTAHYIKEHVVRQLDLGQNNYFNNKQNDYSKDANVLINNEEIIDFLNKNPNAIAYMGMGVAHVKSNLKLLKYSRTKEEESIAPTIENIIQRKYKLSRALKLFYKSDKSGEKVDPFIKYIMSEDGQKAVLKSGYLRSTLPEVEVSSEKK; encoded by the coding sequence ATGAATTTTACCCATAATATACTTAGGGTCTTGAAAAATAAAATCAAAAGTGTTAGTTTACCAACCATCAAGAATCGTGGAATCAAAACTCTCACTCCTTTTTCATTTGTTTTACTATTAGTTTTTACAATTTTAAATTCGAATTGTAAAAAACCAGAAAAGGTTTTAATTACAGGTTCTGAAACGATGCATTCCATGATTTTATTAGTCGCGAATGAATTTATGAAGGTAAACAAAAACTTTTCAGTAGATGTGCGCGGCGGTGGTTCCGGTGAAGGCATCAACGAATTAATCAGTGGAATAACTGACATTGCTGTTAGCTCTCGAGAACTATCTGAAGTAGAATTCGAAAAATTGAATCGAAACCAGACACTTGAATCGTTAGTTGTTGCGTACGATGGAGCAGCTTTCATTGTTCATCCAAGTAATCCCGTTGAAAATATTACGTTGGAACAAGCTTCTGGAATTTTCTCAGGTAAAATAAAAAACTGGAAAGAATTAGGTGGTCAAGACAAACAAATTCAAGTTGTGATTCGAGATAGTTACTCAGGAACCGCTCACTATATTAAAGAACATGTAGTAAGACAATTGGACTTAGGACAAAATAATTATTTTAATAACAAACAGAATGATTATTCGAAAGATGCAAATGTTTTAATAAATAATGAAGAGATAATTGACTTTCTTAATAAAAATCCAAATGCAATTGCCTATATGGGAATGGGAGTAGCTCACGTAAAAAGTAATTTAAAGCTATTAAAGTACTCTAGAACGAAAGAAGAAGAATCTATTGCACCGACAATTGAGAATATTATCCAAAGAAAATATAAATTGTCCCGCGCTCTAAAACTTTTTTATAAATCAGATAAGTCTGGAGAGAAAGTAGATCCGTTTATAAAATACATTATGAGTGAAGACGGACAAAAAGCTGTTTTAAAAAGTGGATATCTTAGATCTACACTCCCCGAAGTAGAAGTTAGTTCCGAAAAAAAATAA
- a CDS encoding DUF2752 domain-containing protein encodes MKFEKIKYSAIIGIYILTPFVLISIPTIAFENTPSICLIKFFSGFDCLGCGMIRALSSVFHFEFKKAIEFNSLVVVVFPILTYLYIKQFFILSKKVF; translated from the coding sequence TTGAAATTTGAGAAAATAAAATATTCAGCGATAATTGGTATATATATTCTTACTCCCTTTGTTTTAATATCAATACCAACTATTGCTTTTGAAAATACCCCTTCTATATGTCTTATAAAATTTTTTTCAGGATTTGATTGTTTAGGTTGTGGAATGATAAGAGCTTTATCTTCAGTATTTCACTTTGAATTCAAAAAGGCGATAGAATTCAATTCCCTTGTAGTTGTCGTTTTTCCTATCCTCACTTATTTATATATTAAACAATTTTTTATACTTTCCAAGAAAGTATTTTAA
- a CDS encoding divalent-cation tolerance protein CutA has protein sequence MIFVYITCRDKEEAIRISKTLVIEKLAGCVNIIEKMTSIYEWEGQLEVSEEVVIIAKTNESLFTEITSRVKEIHSYKVPCILSIAIKDGNEDYIKWLESGIKLI, from the coding sequence ATGATATTCGTTTACATCACTTGTAGAGACAAAGAAGAAGCTATTCGTATAAGTAAGACACTTGTAATAGAAAAACTAGCAGGCTGTGTGAATATAATCGAAAAAATGACATCCATTTATGAGTGGGAAGGTCAATTGGAAGTCTCTGAAGAAGTTGTAATCATTGCGAAAACAAATGAATCGCTCTTTACTGAAATAACATCCCGCGTAAAGGAGATTCATTCTTATAAAGTACCCTGTATTTTATCTATTGCGATTAAAGACGGAAATGAAGATTATATTAAATGGTTGGAATCGGGAATAAAGTTAATTTGA
- a CDS encoding VWA domain-containing protein gives MIEFENMNHFFWILPWVTFLFYLYRKQSKAFNWVNENISKRFTSSLTKYDSILKIKIHLIYLFILGLFLIIATTGPYKEGLVEDVSGKGKIILVLDGSFSMLAGDTSPHPVTLKHPEDRFSEAQIFCEELIDANPDFSYGLISFSGKPAVQSMPTNDIITIKTIVHTLLVHNFETTGSSFKLALQEVLRQVYETEGNIQVILLSDGEVPEGKEEDISEEIEFLKRNNVTVHTVGVGTKNGGSVNFYVSYTEEEKKELENNSTDDSTGTKKKEVNQKSIKHIKTYREDKLLENLAKETDGHYIVVENKKWVNDLIPFIKETGARGKSKIKTSGKEDLSVFFLIAFLLGFLFDGIYLFRK, from the coding sequence ATGATTGAGTTTGAAAACATGAATCATTTTTTTTGGATTCTACCTTGGGTTACGTTTCTTTTCTATTTGTACAGAAAACAATCGAAAGCATTTAACTGGGTAAATGAAAATATTTCGAAAAGATTTACAAGTTCCCTTACTAAATACGATTCTATTTTAAAAATAAAAATTCATCTTATTTATTTATTTATTCTTGGTTTGTTTTTAATTATTGCAACTACTGGTCCATACAAAGAGGGATTGGTAGAAGATGTTTCAGGGAAAGGAAAAATTATATTAGTTTTGGATGGATCTTTTAGTATGTTGGCAGGAGATACTAGCCCGCATCCGGTTACTTTGAAACATCCGGAGGATAGATTTTCGGAAGCACAGATATTTTGTGAAGAGCTAATTGATGCAAACCCAGATTTCTCTTACGGGTTGATAAGTTTTAGCGGCAAACCAGCAGTTCAGTCAATGCCTACCAATGATATTATTACTATCAAAACTATTGTCCATACTCTACTTGTTCATAATTTTGAAACTACTGGTTCTAGTTTTAAATTAGCGTTGCAAGAAGTATTACGTCAAGTCTATGAGACAGAGGGGAATATCCAAGTTATCCTGTTAAGTGATGGCGAAGTTCCAGAAGGTAAAGAAGAAGACATTTCTGAAGAAATCGAATTTTTGAAACGAAATAACGTCACGGTTCATACTGTTGGTGTAGGAACAAAAAATGGAGGATCTGTCAACTTTTATGTATCGTATACTGAAGAAGAAAAAAAGGAACTCGAAAATAATTCAACAGATGACTCAACTGGAACAAAAAAGAAAGAAGTAAATCAAAAAAGTATAAAACATATCAAAACATATCGTGAAGATAAGTTATTGGAAAATCTCGCAAAAGAGACTGATGGGCATTATATTGTAGTAGAAAATAAAAAATGGGTGAATGACTTAATTCCTTTTATTAAAGAAACAGGTGCAAGAGGAAAATCTAAAATAAAAACTAGCGGCAAAGAAGATTTATCCGTATTTTTTCTGATAGCATTTCTGCTTGGATTTTTGTTCGACGGAATTTATTTATTCAGAAAGTAA
- a CDS encoding MoxR family ATPase, translating to MSKNTEAVAQIKKIKEEIHSGIVGQESLVDGLILGLLADGHILIEGVPGLAKTRAVNLLANICNVAFKRLQFTPDLLPADIVGTRIYNQSKASFEVNKGPIFANFVLADEINRAPAKVQSALLETMQEKQVTIGDETFPVPKPFFVFATMNPVEQEGTYSLPEAQLDRFLMKLIVTYPTKKQEAEVVKMVIKETKFPSVQQLMTGDDIINLQKVTREIFIEDKIISYITDIIQATRDPKAYGLSLENVIQYGASPRASISLALVGRARALMFGRDSVLPEDIKAIAHNVLRHRIIPTYYAEAEGIKTEQIINEILTKVKVP from the coding sequence TTGTCAAAAAATACAGAAGCAGTTGCTCAAATTAAAAAAATCAAAGAAGAAATTCACAGTGGGATAGTGGGGCAAGAGTCTCTAGTAGACGGACTTATACTTGGACTTTTAGCAGATGGGCATATTTTGATTGAAGGTGTTCCCGGACTTGCCAAAACAAGAGCAGTCAATCTTCTTGCAAATATTTGCAATGTAGCATTTAAGCGACTACAGTTTACTCCTGATTTGCTCCCAGCCGACATTGTAGGAACTAGAATATATAATCAATCAAAAGCGAGTTTTGAAGTCAATAAAGGACCAATATTTGCTAACTTTGTATTGGCTGATGAAATTAACCGTGCTCCAGCAAAAGTCCAGTCAGCTCTTCTGGAAACAATGCAAGAGAAACAAGTTACCATTGGAGACGAAACTTTTCCTGTACCCAAACCTTTTTTTGTATTTGCAACTATGAATCCCGTAGAACAAGAAGGAACCTATTCATTGCCAGAGGCACAGTTAGACCGATTTTTAATGAAGCTAATTGTGACTTACCCTACAAAAAAACAGGAAGCCGAAGTTGTCAAAATGGTTATAAAGGAAACAAAATTTCCAAGTGTTCAACAACTTATGACTGGGGATGATATTATAAATCTTCAAAAAGTCACACGAGAAATATTCATCGAAGATAAAATAATTTCTTATATCACAGATATTATCCAAGCAACACGCGACCCAAAAGCTTATGGTTTAAGTTTAGAAAACGTGATTCAATATGGAGCTTCTCCTCGTGCATCAATTTCACTTGCGTTAGTAGGTAGAGCGCGTGCTCTTATGTTTGGAAGAGACTCTGTTTTACCGGAAGATATTAAGGCTATAGCGCACAACGTATTAAGACATAGGATTATTCCTACATACTATGCGGAAGCGGAAGGAATAAAAACTGAACAAATTATCAACGAAATTCTTACCAAAGTAAAAGTACCCTAG
- a CDS encoding DUF58 domain-containing protein, producing the protein MSVVDLLKKAKELELIARRNAHSLLAGDYTSTIPGRGLQFHEARKYVFGESVRMIDWNMTARLGEPYVKTFLEEREREVFIALDVSPSMFTGFQDRTKIEFAIEVAATLAFSSIQSRDKVGYIIFNNEAVEVVKPSSGKTQLFRTIKAFLTHTEKKPDSNVSSDIRSVLHAIQKFKRSHFILFIISDFLDYDLPEDLKFSRIEHDINMLHIYDPVEYDLSKEVFFPSISPESNFGNKNTGIVSPGELGSLEEMNAYLKSASVKYRISVNSIKTTVDVGRALKEFFHLKKRVNF; encoded by the coding sequence ATGTCAGTCGTAGACCTATTAAAAAAAGCCAAAGAGTTAGAACTCATTGCGAGAAGGAATGCTCACTCCTTACTTGCGGGAGATTATACTTCTACTATTCCCGGAAGAGGTTTGCAGTTTCATGAGGCAAGAAAATACGTCTTTGGTGAATCTGTTCGTATGATTGATTGGAACATGACGGCTAGGTTAGGTGAGCCATATGTAAAAACCTTTTTAGAAGAAAGAGAAAGAGAAGTTTTTATTGCTCTAGATGTTAGTCCTTCTATGTTTACAGGTTTCCAAGACAGAACAAAAATAGAATTTGCAATAGAAGTAGCGGCTACTCTTGCTTTTTCCTCAATTCAATCGAGAGATAAAGTTGGATATATTATTTTTAATAATGAAGCAGTAGAAGTAGTTAAACCCTCGAGCGGTAAAACTCAATTATTCCGTACAATTAAAGCATTTCTTACTCATACTGAAAAAAAACCGGACAGTAATGTAAGTTCTGATATTCGGTCCGTTTTACATGCCATCCAAAAATTCAAACGAAGCCATTTTATTTTATTTATAATTTCAGATTTTTTAGATTATGATTTGCCGGAGGATTTGAAATTTTCAAGGATCGAACATGATATTAATATGTTACATATTTATGATCCAGTTGAATATGATCTTTCTAAGGAAGTATTTTTTCCATCCATTTCTCCTGAATCTAATTTTGGAAATAAAAATACCGGAATAGTAAGTCCAGGAGAGTTGGGTAGTCTAGAAGAAATGAATGCATATCTAAAAAGTGCCAGCGTTAAATATAGAATATCCGTAAATAGTATAAAAACGACAGTAGATGTAGGTAGGGCACTGAAGGAATTTTTTCACTTAAAGAAGAGGGTAAATTTTTGA
- a CDS encoding ankyrin repeat domain-containing protein, translated as MFLVFRILLISFLSLGIFAEDSSEDVADDLIEACMKGDIKSVKQHLANGVKVNAKTGSGKTPNRTAIMWAASRGKKEIVRLLIENGAEINSKDDWKGNTTRPEGTEGWTAIIFAADSDHEEVVEILIEGGADVNIKSKSGITALSLAKLWKNEEMIKMLKRAGAKE; from the coding sequence ATGTTTCTAGTTTTTCGTATATTATTAATTTCATTTCTTTCTTTGGGAATTTTTGCTGAAGACTCTTCAGAGGATGTTGCAGATGATTTGATTGAAGCGTGCATGAAAGGTGATATTAAATCAGTAAAACAACATCTTGCAAATGGCGTAAAAGTGAATGCAAAAACCGGTTCAGGTAAAACACCAAATCGAACAGCAATTATGTGGGCTGCGTCTCGTGGAAAAAAGGAAATTGTTCGTCTTCTAATCGAAAATGGTGCAGAAATCAATTCTAAAGACGATTGGAAGGGCAATACAACAAGACCAGAGGGAACGGAAGGTTGGACTGCAATTATCTTTGCTGCAGACTCTGATCACGAAGAAGTAGTAGAGATTCTTATAGAAGGTGGAGCAGACGTAAATATAAAATCTAAATCTGGTATAACTGCCCTTAGCCTCGCAAAATTGTGGAAAAACGAAGAAATGATTAAGATGTTGAAGCGAGCAGGAGCAAAAGAGTAA